Proteins encoded by one window of Lacipirellulaceae bacterium:
- a CDS encoding tetratricopeptide repeat protein, producing the protein MKTTHLRDRVERLRREAEGYLELGMPSHAFAAIQRHGKLIHTDARGCYLMGEALREMRRYKEAIFPLRRSLELIPDDMHTALSLAWCFKRIGQLDRAIDALEHAVRIEPGEAILHYNLACYWSLAHNRRRSLQHLANALEIDGNFREMVYDEPDFEPMRTDPLFRSLTGV; encoded by the coding sequence ATGAAAACTACGCACCTACGCGACCGCGTCGAGCGGCTTCGTCGAGAGGCTGAAGGCTACCTCGAACTGGGCATGCCCAGCCACGCCTTCGCAGCGATCCAACGCCACGGCAAACTCATCCACACCGACGCCCGCGGGTGTTACCTAATGGGCGAGGCACTCCGCGAGATGCGTCGCTACAAGGAAGCAATCTTCCCGCTGCGTCGCAGCCTAGAACTGATCCCCGACGATATGCACACCGCCTTGTCCCTAGCGTGGTGCTTCAAGCGGATCGGCCAACTCGACCGCGCGATCGACGCCCTGGAACACGCGGTGCGAATCGAACCGGGCGAGGCGATCCTACACTACAACCTCGCCTGCTACTGGAGCCTCGCCCACAACCGCCGCCGCAGCTTGCAACACTTGGCAAATGCGTTAGAAATCGACGGCAACTTCCGTGAGATGGTCTACGACGAACCGGATTTCGAGCCGATGCGCACCGATCCATTGTTTCGGAGTTTGACGGGGGTTTGA
- a CDS encoding PIN domain-containing protein: protein MLSDPVLVDTGALLAMYNKRDQHHEACREQSLNLPLGKVFTCWPVITEAVYMLGEKAALREEMLDTVQSQDMQILALRSGDLQGIRDVFEKYHDQQVDLADACLVHLAERENIGSIFTTDRRHFSVFRKLNGEAFSLLPDAMM, encoded by the coding sequence ATGCTCAGTGATCCAGTGCTTGTCGATACTGGTGCATTACTGGCAATGTATAACAAACGTGACCAGCATCACGAAGCCTGCCGAGAGCAGTCTTTGAATCTCCCATTGGGTAAAGTCTTTACTTGCTGGCCAGTTATCACTGAGGCAGTCTACATGCTTGGTGAAAAGGCTGCCTTGCGTGAGGAGATGTTGGACACCGTGCAATCTCAAGATATGCAAATCCTTGCTCTGCGGAGCGGGGACTTGCAAGGGATTAGAGACGTGTTCGAGAAGTATCACGATCAGCAAGTCGACTTGGCTGATGCATGCTTAGTGCATCTTGCCGAGCGAGAAAACATCGGTTCGATCTTTACGACCGACCGTCGGCACTTTAGCGTCTTCCGGAAACTGAATGGGGAGGCCTTCTCTCTCCTCCCTGACGCAATGATGTGA
- a CDS encoding PTS sugar transporter subunit IIA → MKFVDFINREAIRTNVAATSKEEVIRTMATSLKEAGKIGDDQYEGIVEAILKREELGSTGIGRGVAVPHTKHPSVSELVGTVAVSDEGVEFDSLDGEKVHLLFLLISPPDRPGDHLRALENISRQLRDDTFCSFLKQTKEADDVWQLLEEADAGKFAGGAS, encoded by the coding sequence ATGAAATTTGTTGACTTTATCAATCGCGAGGCGATTCGCACCAATGTGGCGGCAACCTCGAAAGAAGAAGTGATTCGTACGATGGCCACTTCGCTCAAGGAAGCGGGCAAGATCGGCGACGATCAGTACGAAGGCATTGTTGAAGCGATTCTGAAACGAGAAGAGCTCGGGAGTACCGGAATCGGTCGCGGGGTAGCCGTTCCTCATACGAAGCACCCCAGTGTTAGTGAACTTGTTGGCACCGTTGCCGTAAGTGATGAAGGCGTTGAGTTCGACAGCCTCGATGGAGAGAAAGTTCATCTGCTCTTTCTGTTGATTTCCCCGCCAGATCGTCCCGGCGATCATTTGCGAGCTTTAGAGAATATCTCTCGGCAGCTTCGCGACGATACCTTCTGCAGCTTCCTCAAGCAGACCAAAGAAGCGGACGATGTGTGGCAACTGCTCGAAGAAGCTGATGCAGGGAAGTTTGCTGGCGGTGCGAGCTAG
- a CDS encoding HPr family phosphocarrier protein — MTSTVQRTVTVTNPQGIHIRPAEQLARLAEQFNSEITITHETYRVDAKSIMHVMTLAARQGVELTLEARGKDAQEAIDAIAQLVENDFADNETMSSENSG, encoded by the coding sequence ATGACTTCAACTGTCCAACGAACCGTGACGGTGACCAATCCGCAGGGAATTCACATTCGCCCTGCCGAGCAGCTTGCGCGGCTAGCTGAACAGTTCAACTCTGAAATTACGATTACCCACGAGACCTACCGTGTGGATGCGAAAAGCATCATGCACGTAATGACGCTAGCCGCCCGGCAGGGTGTCGAGCTGACGCTTGAAGCGCGTGGTAAGGATGCCCAAGAGGCCATCGATGCGATCGCGCAGCTAGTGGAAAACGATTTTGCAGATAATGAAACAATGAGTAGCGAGAACTCAGGTTAA
- a CDS encoding phytanoyl-CoA dioxygenase family protein yields the protein MTLISDGFDIVEQCLTAPECRDVSSGLSTVKSAGTRKLLESRWCQELAATLRERLAPHYSVLSELVAIQCNYFHKSPKSNWLVAFHQDLSIPVAASASAKTQPGWSQKEGMTFAHGSEKLLAHMLAVRLHLDDSNDLNGPLQVVPGSHRQGILAQGDASSLRESSPEQTLNVNQGGVILMRPLLLHASSKSQTSSPRRVLHFVFAPRKPPKGLKWNLAV from the coding sequence ATGACGTTGATCTCTGACGGATTCGACATTGTTGAGCAGTGCCTCACCGCACCAGAATGCAGGGATGTTTCCTCTGGGCTCTCAACCGTAAAGTCCGCTGGCACACGTAAGTTGTTAGAGAGCCGCTGGTGTCAGGAATTGGCCGCAACGCTGCGGGAGCGTCTCGCTCCCCACTATTCCGTACTCTCCGAATTAGTTGCGATCCAATGCAACTACTTCCACAAATCACCCAAGAGCAATTGGCTCGTCGCGTTTCACCAAGACCTCAGCATTCCAGTTGCAGCTTCGGCTTCTGCTAAGACCCAGCCCGGTTGGTCGCAAAAGGAAGGAATGACATTCGCCCACGGCAGCGAGAAACTACTCGCCCACATGTTGGCCGTTCGCCTTCATTTGGACGACTCCAACGACTTGAATGGCCCGTTGCAAGTCGTTCCCGGCTCGCATCGTCAGGGAATACTTGCACAGGGTGATGCAAGCAGCCTGCGTGAGAGTTCACCGGAACAAACACTGAATGTCAATCAGGGAGGTGTCATCCTGATGCGGCCGCTCCTGCTGCATGCCTCTTCAAAATCACAGACTTCCAGTCCTCGGCGTGTGTTGCACTTTGTCTTCGCACCAAGGAAGCCGCCTAAAGGACTCAAGTGGAATCTCGCTGTCTAA
- the raiA gene encoding ribosome-associated translation inhibitor RaiA, with protein sequence MQISVATRHGHLSEASQEKLKKKADKLTRIFDRITSIEIVVDLEDQIHPKVTLEVSAEHKHDFVAHETADRADSLMGAVESAIAKIEQQLRKYKTKVQERHRNPDARRAEVPVGEDEEE encoded by the coding sequence GTGCAGATTAGCGTTGCCACCCGGCATGGCCACCTGAGCGAGGCCTCGCAGGAGAAACTCAAGAAGAAAGCGGACAAGTTGACTCGCATTTTCGATCGAATCACCTCGATCGAAATTGTTGTTGATCTTGAGGATCAGATTCACCCCAAGGTGACCTTGGAAGTTTCAGCAGAGCACAAGCACGACTTTGTGGCTCACGAGACGGCTGATCGGGCGGACAGCCTCATGGGGGCGGTGGAAAGTGCGATCGCCAAGATTGAACAGCAACTTCGCAAGTATAAGACGAAGGTACAAGAGCGACATCGTAACCCCGATGCGCGACGAGCCGAAGTCCCTGTTGGCGAAGATGAAGAAGAATGA
- a CDS encoding type II toxin-antitoxin system RelE/ParE family toxin, with translation MSYSVRLLARAKRDLRSMYGYIAQRSQEGADRWEAAFYTATNRLKSNPFSCGMAPEDERVDFELRQMFFKTPHGRRYRAVFTVDGEDVIILRLRGPGQAPLVEGELKP, from the coding sequence GTGAGCTACTCGGTCCGTCTGCTCGCGAGAGCGAAGCGCGATCTTCGGAGCATGTATGGCTACATCGCTCAGCGTTCTCAAGAAGGCGCTGACCGTTGGGAAGCGGCTTTCTACACCGCAACGAACCGATTGAAGAGCAATCCGTTCTCTTGTGGAATGGCACCTGAGGACGAACGCGTTGACTTTGAGCTGCGCCAGATGTTCTTCAAGACGCCGCACGGAAGACGCTATCGTGCCGTGTTTACGGTTGATGGCGAGGATGTCATCATTTTACGGCTACGCGGTCCAGGGCAAGCACCGCTTGTTGAAGGCGAACTGAAGCCTTAG
- a CDS encoding Gfo/Idh/MocA family oxidoreductase → MKNSLSRRRFLQAGLTASAALTLPTRSLLASSANEQINVGLIGCGGRGGLLINSCAKVPGMKVAGLCDPDTARSGKMSEKHKGAKTYTDLRKMIESKDIDAVVVATCNHWHGLASILAMQAGKHVYVEKPLCQTQWEGQQVVNAATNSGLICQIGTQQRTDPMQSEIKKFLHEEKKLGEIKWVQVNRYGQRGSIGKRDTPLAPPKTVDYNLWLGPAKDVPIYRKNFHYDWHWVWNTGSGEMGNWGVHIVDDVRNNVFQDEVAMPSQVISAGGRFGWNDAGNTPNLHFAVLNAGGIPVTIGVCNLKMDNYVRWSPGLAGPDSGYVVHCEGGRFEGQRGRAIAYDAETGSEMAKFGGKSGGNAGGNHQQNFADAIRANDPSLLNAPIKEGYYSTGWCNLANVGSQVANSGEKVAAKSIQDVVLAMDTPEIAQVYQGLQKICEQHGGDKAEFALGPMLDFDPAQEKFTGGTAELANSFLRDNDYREEFAVPEIKAEQVAAS, encoded by the coding sequence ATGAAAAACTCACTTTCACGTCGTCGTTTTCTTCAAGCTGGGCTTACTGCCAGCGCGGCGCTCACGCTACCCACGCGTTCGCTATTAGCTTCAAGTGCCAATGAACAGATTAACGTCGGGCTCATTGGTTGCGGTGGTCGCGGTGGGCTGCTCATCAATAGTTGTGCGAAGGTGCCTGGGATGAAGGTCGCTGGGCTCTGTGATCCTGACACGGCGCGTTCCGGCAAGATGAGTGAAAAACACAAGGGTGCGAAGACCTACACCGACTTACGCAAGATGATCGAATCCAAGGACATTGATGCCGTGGTCGTTGCAACGTGCAATCATTGGCACGGGTTGGCGTCGATTCTGGCGATGCAGGCCGGCAAGCATGTCTACGTCGAGAAGCCCCTCTGCCAAACGCAGTGGGAAGGTCAGCAGGTAGTCAATGCGGCGACCAATAGCGGTTTAATTTGCCAGATCGGAACGCAGCAGCGGACCGATCCGATGCAGTCGGAGATCAAAAAGTTTCTGCACGAAGAGAAGAAGCTGGGCGAGATCAAATGGGTGCAAGTGAATCGCTATGGTCAGCGCGGTTCAATCGGCAAGCGTGATACGCCACTCGCACCACCGAAGACCGTCGACTACAACCTGTGGCTTGGCCCCGCCAAGGACGTTCCGATCTACCGTAAGAACTTTCATTACGATTGGCACTGGGTCTGGAACACCGGCTCGGGGGAGATGGGCAACTGGGGCGTGCATATCGTTGATGACGTCCGCAACAATGTGTTCCAAGATGAGGTCGCGATGCCCTCGCAAGTGATTTCTGCTGGTGGTCGTTTCGGATGGAACGACGCGGGCAACACGCCGAACTTGCACTTTGCGGTCCTCAACGCGGGCGGTATTCCTGTCACGATTGGCGTGTGCAATTTGAAGATGGACAACTACGTTCGCTGGTCGCCCGGCTTGGCGGGGCCCGACAGTGGTTACGTCGTCCACTGCGAGGGAGGCCGCTTTGAGGGCCAACGCGGTCGTGCGATTGCTTACGATGCCGAAACAGGTAGCGAGATGGCGAAGTTTGGCGGCAAGAGTGGCGGCAACGCCGGAGGCAATCACCAGCAAAACTTTGCTGATGCCATCCGCGCGAACGATCCTTCGCTACTGAACGCGCCGATCAAAGAAGGCTATTATTCAACCGGCTGGTGCAACTTGGCCAATGTCGGTTCGCAGGTTGCCAACAGTGGTGAAAAGGTCGCAGCGAAGTCGATTCAAGATGTTGTCCTGGCGATGGATACGCCGGAGATCGCCCAGGTCTATCAGGGCTTGCAGAAGATCTGCGAACAACACGGTGGCGACAAAGCGGAATTCGCTTTGGGTCCGATGCTTGATTTCGATCCGGCACAGGAAAAGTTCACTGGCGGAACTGCGGAGCTGGCGAACAGCTTCCTGCGGGACAATGATTACCGCGAGGAGTTTGCCGTTCCGGAAATCAAAGCGGAGCAGGTTGCGGCTTCCTGA
- a CDS encoding FG-GAP repeat protein encodes MDRSVRSLSLLALSVLVIPSAKAQPFRYVQTLTASDTADGDLFGTLVDLDGDIAIVRSRAAYGEYETSPQTHVFEFSAGQFVETDIIAFPDLFQDGGFYTGQESAIDNGVIVNGQSFGYQRAGIRGITFAEKTNPGWDWKSLTTDSQDRLRIHQEYRQGLRAVSRSVAISNGVVVAGDLAGEAKVTGQQGVVHFFEQSSAGAWKWGGLIQPDGPTEPVYGYSVAIDNNTVVATTKPFPHASQQPAAHFFERQPDGSWQESAKFQYDISTGGFGALFFEISGDTAIGRTENELLVYERRNTPDPVTGNLWEQTATLPQTRVNSLSKSATIDGNLIAVTTLDPVASAEYFEAIDFLRANPGLADVVIPERPTPQIDLYRRNASGDWQLAQSLHSPDLDYADTFGASLALDNGRLLIGAANANDQQNQPGAAFLFMVVPEPSAAALLTLSAFTCSCLSRSSHGRA; translated from the coding sequence ATGGATCGTTCTGTCCGCTCATTGAGCCTGCTGGCCCTGTCAGTATTGGTCATCCCCTCCGCCAAAGCACAGCCGTTCCGCTATGTGCAGACCCTGACCGCCAGTGACACGGCCGACGGCGATTTGTTCGGCACCTTGGTCGACCTAGACGGAGACATAGCAATTGTCCGCAGCCGGGCTGCCTATGGTGAATACGAAACCAGCCCACAAACACACGTCTTCGAGTTCTCAGCCGGCCAGTTCGTCGAAACGGATATCATCGCGTTTCCAGATCTTTTCCAAGACGGCGGTTTCTATACGGGGCAAGAATCAGCAATCGACAACGGCGTGATCGTCAACGGCCAATCGTTCGGCTACCAAAGGGCCGGGATTCGTGGCATTACTTTCGCTGAGAAAACCAACCCCGGCTGGGATTGGAAATCGTTGACAACAGACAGCCAAGATCGTTTGCGTATCCATCAAGAGTATCGCCAAGGACTAAGAGCGGTGAGCCGCTCCGTGGCAATCAGCAACGGCGTGGTTGTGGCAGGGGATCTGGCGGGAGAAGCGAAGGTCACAGGACAGCAAGGCGTCGTTCACTTTTTTGAGCAGTCTTCTGCCGGCGCGTGGAAGTGGGGTGGGCTGATCCAGCCCGACGGACCGACCGAACCAGTCTACGGCTACTCGGTCGCCATCGACAACAACACGGTTGTCGCCACAACAAAACCCTTCCCGCACGCTAGTCAACAACCGGCGGCACATTTCTTCGAACGTCAGCCTGATGGCTCGTGGCAAGAGTCCGCCAAGTTTCAGTACGACATCAGCACTGGCGGCTTCGGTGCCCTGTTCTTCGAGATCAGCGGCGACACGGCAATCGGCCGCACAGAAAATGAACTTCTAGTCTACGAACGTCGAAACACGCCCGACCCCGTCACGGGCAATCTGTGGGAACAAACGGCCACACTGCCGCAAACACGCGTTAACTCCTTAAGCAAGTCGGCCACCATCGACGGCAACCTTATCGCCGTCACAACGCTCGATCCAGTGGCGTCGGCTGAATATTTTGAGGCGATAGACTTCCTTCGCGCTAACCCCGGGCTCGCCGATGTCGTGATTCCTGAGCGACCTACCCCGCAGATCGATCTCTATCGTCGCAATGCGTCAGGCGATTGGCAACTCGCACAAAGCCTTCACTCCCCTGACCTCGATTATGCCGACACCTTCGGTGCGAGCCTCGCCTTGGATAACGGGCGGCTACTCATCGGCGCTGCGAACGCTAACGACCAACAAAATCAACCCGGGGCGGCATTTTTGTTTATGGTAGTGCCGGAGCCGAGTGCGGCTGCTTTGCTGACTCTCTCAGCGTTTACGTGTTCTTGCCTATCGCGATCTTCCCACGGTCGTGCTTAA
- a CDS encoding PEP-CTERM sorting domain-containing protein (PEP-CTERM proteins occur, often in large numbers, in the proteomes of bacteria that also encode an exosortase, a predicted intramembrane cysteine proteinase. The presence of a PEP-CTERM domain at a protein's C-terminus predicts cleavage within the sorting domain, followed by covalent anchoring to some some component of the (usually Gram-negative) cell surface. Many PEP-CTERM proteins exhibit an unusual sequence composition that includes large numbers of potential glycosylation sites. Expression of one such protein has been shown restore the ability of a bacterium to form floc, a type of biofilm.), whose amino-acid sequence MIRVAQKVTLRTMFAVMLRSFRSWLAVVGILTFSWWHAPAFGQIVNPGGGGDVVTWTGKASANYWHQNGNWNLGVPQDGEAVIIGFSEIPILILSEYEAPKRIRSLHLSGGAELSTYGSKLPVGNSTGDATTTLIGEGTELRVSYNHQGNGPAFDTDYLNLQNGASFRLYNSGYAQVDREIDMVGDVEIGGYGLLEVLGGGNAIAFSATSKLSPVGGDLRLRTPNGSIYLGNAEIDATAWTGGVRFEGPLSSPIYNTMRVGTSYQSGENEIYFQHPWQLDGLLNFTNGRGSVTGAEGRIEGEITVDAFRTGEIHSDLNLTSSGKTTLNPFSTLKLHGEISSHANHLFDLKPGSLLQINSPAGNSLGTYTEYSGRVEADSAILELNLPAEPDSFGHWTNHGVMTLGGSTQVPSTIRGTSSVMQSGQMFVTGIGARTETGIQFRPGSSTWINPGAELEIADLSVVHATAQLGGGGRIRIEEQGQLLGLNSAVVDSDVINLGDLQIGIAVGVGAHFEVAEDYYQAGDGRLHIGMGPYKGLGYDRLLVGGRAHLGGVLEVAAWGDYEPSLGDDFLVLAANEGFSGRFEDVVLPALGEGLAWYLDYTPNDLILSVVQDVFDADTNNSGQVDGFDFLAIQRGFGGPSPNPADATGDGYVNGADIARWQEQYGTNPSSKVGLGAVPEPSSLVLLSVLGLVALTKRR is encoded by the coding sequence ATGATCCGCGTCGCTCAGAAAGTCACGCTTCGTACCATGTTCGCTGTGATGCTACGGAGCTTTCGCTCTTGGCTTGCAGTTGTTGGGATTCTCACGTTCAGTTGGTGGCACGCGCCAGCCTTTGGCCAAATCGTCAATCCGGGCGGCGGGGGCGACGTCGTCACTTGGACTGGGAAGGCGTCGGCGAATTACTGGCACCAGAACGGCAACTGGAATCTTGGCGTCCCGCAGGATGGCGAAGCGGTGATCATCGGCTTCAGTGAAATTCCGATACTCATCCTCTCTGAGTACGAGGCTCCCAAACGGATTCGCAGCCTGCACCTTAGCGGTGGTGCGGAGCTTAGCACCTACGGGAGCAAACTTCCTGTTGGGAACAGCACCGGTGACGCGACCACGACACTGATTGGCGAAGGGACGGAGCTGCGGGTTTCTTACAATCACCAAGGAAACGGCCCCGCTTTCGACACGGATTACTTGAACCTCCAGAATGGCGCGAGCTTTCGGTTGTACAACAGTGGCTATGCGCAGGTGGATCGCGAGATCGACATGGTGGGTGATGTCGAGATCGGTGGGTACGGACTCCTCGAAGTGCTGGGTGGCGGTAACGCGATTGCCTTTAGTGCAACTTCAAAGTTGTCGCCCGTGGGTGGCGACTTGAGACTTCGAACCCCGAATGGAAGCATCTATTTGGGGAACGCGGAAATCGATGCGACGGCTTGGACCGGAGGTGTCCGGTTTGAAGGGCCCCTGAGTAGCCCGATCTACAACACCATGCGTGTCGGGACCAGCTACCAAAGCGGTGAGAACGAGATTTACTTCCAACACCCGTGGCAGTTGGACGGACTGCTGAACTTCACAAATGGACGCGGCAGTGTCACAGGTGCTGAAGGGCGCATTGAGGGCGAAATCACGGTTGATGCTTTCCGTACAGGGGAAATCCACAGCGACTTGAATCTGACTTCCAGCGGCAAGACGACGCTCAACCCGTTTAGCACGCTGAAACTACACGGGGAGATTTCGTCGCACGCGAATCACCTCTTCGATTTGAAACCGGGTTCACTCTTACAGATCAATTCCCCTGCGGGAAACTCGCTTGGGACCTACACGGAATACAGTGGCCGCGTCGAGGCAGACAGCGCTATTCTCGAACTCAACCTGCCCGCGGAACCGGACTCATTTGGTCATTGGACCAATCATGGCGTGATGACGCTCGGTGGCAGTACGCAGGTTCCTTCCACGATCCGAGGCACGTCTTCGGTGATGCAAAGTGGTCAGATGTTTGTCACGGGTATTGGCGCCCGGACTGAAACAGGAATCCAATTCAGGCCTGGCTCGTCTACTTGGATCAACCCGGGTGCGGAACTGGAAATCGCCGATTTGAGCGTCGTTCACGCGACTGCCCAATTGGGCGGAGGCGGTCGCATCCGAATTGAAGAGCAGGGGCAGTTACTTGGTCTCAACTCGGCCGTTGTCGACAGCGACGTGATCAACCTGGGCGATCTGCAGATCGGTATCGCGGTCGGCGTGGGCGCTCACTTCGAAGTCGCCGAAGACTATTACCAAGCAGGTGACGGGCGTTTGCATATCGGCATGGGGCCCTACAAGGGGCTTGGGTACGATCGGCTGCTGGTTGGCGGGCGAGCCCATTTGGGCGGAGTGCTCGAAGTGGCCGCCTGGGGGGACTACGAGCCTAGTCTCGGGGACGACTTTTTGGTGTTGGCCGCTAACGAAGGTTTCAGCGGTCGATTCGAAGATGTCGTTTTGCCAGCGCTTGGCGAGGGCTTAGCCTGGTATCTCGATTACACGCCCAACGATCTTATTCTGAGCGTTGTGCAGGATGTCTTCGACGCCGACACGAACAATAGCGGGCAGGTTGACGGATTCGATTTTCTCGCGATTCAGCGTGGCTTCGGTGGACCGAGTCCCAACCCGGCTGACGCAACCGGGGATGGTTACGTGAATGGGGCCGACATTGCACGTTGGCAGGAGCAATACGGCACGAATCCGTCGAGCAAGGTCGGGTTAGGGGCCGTCCCAGAGCCGAGTTCGTTGGTTTTGCTTTCGGTGCTGGGTTTGGTTGCACTGACCAAGCGGCGCTGA
- a CDS encoding AAA family ATPase: MRSIAIINQKGGVGKTTSAVNLSAALAEAGYRVGLIDLDPQAHASLHLGVGPEHGAESEPKPTTYDLLTGEVPLDEIWQTVETNLRVASSHIDLAAAEVELAGVVGREVILRDALAELKEPLDFVLIDCPPSLGILTLNALSAVDDVFLPLQPHYLALHGLSKLLQTIDLVRRRLNDRLRLAGVIRCLYESGTRLAAEVSDDVAAFFQEAASGNSAWSDVRLFETAIRRNIRLAEAPSHEQSIFQYAPQSAGAEDYRALADEVIALYGEVVTPSEVPMAA, translated from the coding sequence ATGCGTTCGATTGCCATCATCAATCAAAAAGGCGGGGTGGGAAAAACCACGTCGGCAGTGAATTTAAGCGCTGCGCTCGCTGAGGCGGGCTATCGTGTTGGGCTGATTGACCTCGACCCGCAGGCGCATGCTTCGTTGCACTTAGGGGTTGGTCCTGAGCATGGTGCTGAGAGTGAACCCAAGCCGACCACTTACGACTTGTTGACCGGCGAAGTCCCGTTGGATGAAATCTGGCAAACGGTCGAGACAAACCTGCGCGTTGCCAGCTCACACATTGATTTGGCCGCCGCCGAAGTTGAGTTGGCTGGGGTCGTGGGACGCGAAGTGATTCTGCGCGACGCGCTAGCGGAGCTAAAGGAACCGCTCGATTTCGTGCTGATTGATTGTCCTCCGTCGCTTGGCATTCTGACGCTGAACGCCTTGAGTGCCGTCGATGATGTGTTTCTGCCGTTACAGCCCCATTACTTGGCGCTTCACGGCTTGAGTAAACTGCTGCAGACGATCGACTTAGTGCGACGGCGATTGAACGATCGGTTGCGTCTCGCTGGCGTGATTCGCTGTCTCTACGAATCAGGCACTCGTTTAGCAGCCGAAGTGAGCGATGACGTGGCGGCATTCTTCCAAGAAGCCGCTTCGGGCAACTCCGCTTGGAGCGATGTGCGTCTCTTCGAAACGGCCATCCGTCGCAATATTCGCCTGGCTGAAGCGCCGAGCCACGAGCAATCGATCTTTCAATACGCTCCGCAATCAGCCGGGGCGGAGGATTATCGTGCTTTGGCGGACGAGGTGATTGCTCTGTACGGGGAAGTGGTGACTCCGTCGGAAGTTCCTATGGCTGCTTAA